CACACCTACGAATGCCCCGACCCCGAAGAACAACTGGTCGACCTGTGGGATCCGGTCACCGGTTCCGTACCCGCCGGCGTCAACCACGGGAAACCCCTGTGACCCTTCCACCGGAAGAGCACGGCCCATGTCCTCAATGATCGTCATCTCGGCCACCGCCGTCCCCGACCATCTACGCGGCGCCCTCACCCGCTGGCTCCTCGAAGTCACACCCGGGTTGTACGTCGGTACCGTCTCGGCCAAGGTCCGCGACGAACTCTGGGCAGCCGTTGCCGCCTGCACCGACGATGGAATGGCAGTCCTTGCCCACCCGGCCGACAACGAGCAAGGTTTCCAACTACGAACAGCGGGCACCCGCCGCCGCGAACCCCTCGACTTCGACGGCCTCACCCTGATCGCCTTCCAGCGAGAAAGTCAAGAAATGGCAAACCCTCTCTAACGTGCCAGGTCAAAGAGGGTGCTCTCCGCGCGAGCGGAGGTGAGCCGACGTACGGGCGGGACACGGGGCGGCTCCAGTTGTGCTCTCCGCGCGAGCGGAGGTGAGCCGCTGCTCGAGCTCCTCGCCTACGCCGACCCGGCGTGCTCTCCGCGCGAGCGGAGGTGAGCCGCCCTGTACCTACGTCACGATCAGACCTTGACGGTGCTCTCCGCGCGAGCGGAGGTGAGCCGGTCATGTACCCGGCGGAGGTCGAGGAGCGGCGGTGCTCTCCGCGCGAGCGGAGGTGAGCCGGCCATGGACATGGCCGGGGACGAACTGGAGCAGTGCTCTCCGCGCGAGCGGAGGTGAGCCGGTCGAGAAGCTCCTGCAGGGCCAGGGCTGGACGTGCTCTCCGCGCGAGCGGAGGTGAGCCGTAGTTGGTAGAGATCATCACGGAGTGCGTGGAGTGCTCTCCGCGCGAGCGGAGGTGAGCCGGACTCAGGAGCCAAGGTCCACGTCATCGCCAAGTGCTCTCCGCGCGAGCGGAGGTGAGCCGTTCCGATCAGCGACCAGGGGAAACGCGCCCGCGTGCTCTCCGCGCGAGCGGAGGTGAGCCGGTCAGGATGGTGAGGGCGAGGGCGATGCCGCCGTGCTCTCCGCGCGAGCGGAGGTGAGCCGCCGACACGGTCACGACGACGGCGACCGGCAAGGTGCTCTCCGCGCGAGCGGAGGTGAGCCGTGCCCGGGCGATGAAGACCAGCCTCCAAGACCGTGCTCTCCGCGCGAGCGGAGGTGAGCCGCCCTGCACTGCCGCCCTCTGCCGCACCGTCCCGTGCTCTCCGCGCGAGCGGAGGTGAGCCGCGGTCCGCGGCCGCGTCGGCAACACCCCCGCCGTGCTCTCCGCGCGAGCGGAGGTGAGCCGCACTCGCCTGGATCTCCGCCGTGCTCCCCACCGTGCTCTCCGCGCGAGCGGAGGTGAGCCGGCGCGGCCCCGGGGGTCAGACCCGGGGCCACAGTGCTCTCCGCGCGAGCGGAGGTGAGCCGGCTGCCGAGCCACGCAGATGGTCCTCCAGACGGTGCTCTCCGCGCGAGCGGAGGTGAGCCGAAGGCCGCCGTTGCCGAGCAGCTCGCAGCCCCGTGCTCTCCGCGCGAGCGGAGGTGAGCCGCGGCTCATCACGTTGACGGATTTCACCGGGACGTGCTCTCCGCGCGAGCGGAGGTGAGCCGGCAGCGCCGAGTGAGAACAGCTCACGAAGCGTGTGTTCTCCGCGCGAGCGGAGGTGAGCCGGCGCCTGAACGCGGGTGCGCCGCCGACCCGCCGTGCTCTCCGCGCGAGCGGAGGTGAGCCGATCCGACAGCATTCGGCGGCCGTGTAGTTGTTGTGCTCTCCGCGCGAGCGGAGGTGAGCCGGGGGAATCATGGGCGACCCGTATCCGGGCAAGGTGCTCTCCGCGCGAGCGGAGGTGAGCCGCGACGATCACGGACTGCGTGGACTCCAGCACCGTGCTCTCCGCGCGAGCGGAGGTGAGCCGTCCGCAGGAGTGCCGGCCGGGTGCGCGGCGAGGTGCTCTCCGCGCGAGCGGAGGTGAGCCGAGGTGTCGGCGGTGGGTCAGCGCTGACACAGCGTGCTCTCCGCGCGAGCGGAGGTGAGCCGTCCATCGACCAGCCGTCCCTATCGGTGCAGGCGTGCTCTCCGCGCGAGCGGAGGTGAGCCGCGCCCTATGGGCGACGCGTGGGCATGGGCCCGGTGCTCTCCGCGCGAGCGGAGGTGAGCCGCTGACGCCGTACGTCACGCAGCGGCCCGCTCCGTGCTCTCCGCGCGAGCGGAGGTGAGCCGTCGGCTGACGACAAGGCGCTGATCGAGTACCTGTGCTCTCCGCGCGAGCGGAGGTGAGCCGGCGACCCAGAACCCTTTCCGTGCGGACCGCCGGTGCTCTCCGCGCGAGCGGAGGTGAGCCGATCACCGCGCAGATCGTTCACCTCACCGATGAGTGCTCTCCGCGCGAGCGGAGGTGAGCCGGGGGCCCGGCGGGACGGAAACGGCGCTCAGAGGTGCTCTCCGCGCGAGCGGAGGTGAGCCGGTGGGCGACGACGTAGGGCCGATCGTCGGATAGTGCTCTCCGCGCGAGCGGAGGTGAGCCGCGCCGCTTCCCCCGAAAAAGAACACCAGGGAAGTGCTCTCCGCGCGAGCGGAGGTGAGCCGTCGTCAAGGCCCTCGGATCTGAGTACGGGGCCGTGCTCTCCGCGCGAGCGGAGGTGAGCCGACCAGTGGGCGGGCCTCTGCCGGAGGGCATGCGTGCTCTCCGCGCGAGCGGAGGTGAGCCGACTGCCGGTACAGGTCGTCGTGAAAGGGGATCGTGCTCTCCGCGCGAGCGGAGGTGAGCCGAAGGCCCGGCTCCCGGCCAGGGGAACCGAGCCGTGCTCTCCGCGCGAGCGGAGGTGAGCCGCAGCTGGCGTACCTGGCGGCCCGGCCGGAGACGTGCTCTCCGCGCGAGCGGAGGTGAGCCGTCCAGTGGACCGCGGGCATCGTCGAGGAGCAGTGCTCTCCGCGCGAGCGGAGGTGAGCCGTCGGTCGAACAGTCCGCCGTCATGTCGCTGGCGTGCTCTATCACGGGCAAGGAGAACGTGGTCTTCCTCGGCCCGCCCGGCACCGGCAAGACTCACCTGGCCATCGCGCTGGGCATCCGCGCCTGCCAGGCCGGTCACCGCGTCGCGTTCGCCACCGCCTCTCAGTGGGTCGACCGCCTGGCTGCCGCCCATACCACCGGAAAACTCCAGGACGAGCTCTTGCGCCTCGCGCGCGTCCCCGTTCTGGTGATCGATGAGGTCGGCTACATCCCGTTCGAACCGGAAGCAGCGAACCTGTTCTTCCAGCTGATCTCCGGCCGCTACGAACGCGCGTCCGTAATCGTGACCAGCAACAAGCCCTTCGGACGCTGGGGAGAGGTCTTCGGCGACGACACCGTCGCCGCCGCCATGATCGACCGTCTCGTCCACCACGCCGATGTGCTCTCCTTGAAAGGAGACTCCTACCGGCTGAAAGACCGCGACATCGGCCGCACCCCGAACGCGGCAACCGGCTGAACAACTGCACACGGGGTCAAAAATCACCGACCCCAAAGGGGTCCAGGTTCGAAGACCGCCGACACCCCAGACCTGGGTGACGCCGGTGCTCTCCGCGCGAGCGGAGGTGAGCCGGAACAGGGCCAGGACTCCGCCACCGACCAGGAGTGCTCTCCGCGCGAGCGGAGGTGAGCCGCGCGGCCGAGGCGCGGAAGGCGAAAGCGACGGGTGCTCTCCGCGCGAGCGGAGGTGAGCCGATCGCCGCCGTCGTCCTGGGCGACCCCGAGCGGTGCTCTCCGCGCGAGCGGAGGTGAGCCGGTCCGCGTCAAGGACGCCAAGGGGTCCGGGAAGTGCTCTCCGCGCGAGCGGAGGTGAGCCGGGGAACCGGGTTGGGCCGCAGCCGCTCAAGACGTGCTCTCCGCGCGAGCGGAGGTGAGCCGGCCCAGTCAGGCACAGGAGGTACGACCAGTATGTGCTCTCCGCGCGAGCGGAGGTGAGCCGGCGCCGCGGTCGTCCCAGGCGTGCGTGCCCTCGTGCTCTCCGCGCGAGCGGAGGTGAGCCGTCACACCAGCCCCAGACGCCCTCACGGCGCGTGTGCTCTCCGCGCGAGCGGAGGTGAGCCGGCTCTGCATACCAACCTCCTGGCGATCGGAGAGTGCTCTCCGCGCGAGCGGAGGTGAGCCGGTCCCGCAGGGGGTGGCGTGATGGCCACTTCCGTGCTCTCCGCGCGAGCGGAGGTGAGCCGTCCCCGTCGACGTTCGGGCCGACGTCCGCGTCGTGCTCTCCGCGCGAGCGGAGGTGAGCCGGCTTTTCCACCCACTCCGGCGCCGAAGACGCCGTGCTCTCCGCACGGAGGTGAGCTGCTTGGGGGATCAATGCCGGAGCGTGAGTTGTTGTGCTCTCCGCGCGAGCGGAGGCGAGCCGTGCTAACGCCGTTAGCACCTGACTCTGCGGCCGTGTTCTCCGCGCGAGCGGAGGTGAGCCGATGAGGCGGACCGGCACGGCACTGCGGTCTCGGCCATGGCCTTGGCCACGGACGTACGGACGCTCCGGTCGTAGATCAAGGCGAAGAGCGAGACTCCGGCCACGCCGGATCCCGAGCAGGCGATCGCCGATCTGCCGAGCCGAGGTGTCTGTACGGAACCCTGGGCCACCGGGGCCGGTTGGTGCGCGGTGACCGCAGCCCGACCGGGCCCACCGGCCCGGCAGCATCACCGGGCCCGACCGGTGCGGCCGGACCGGCCGGGCTCGCGGGCCCGACTGGCCCTGCGGGAGCGGACGTGTCGGACGGGACGGCGGGGCCGATGGCCGGAACGGACAGACGTGCCTCGATGGGTACAGCCTCCAGCCGCTGACGTCCGATTCGGATGCGCTGGTGTGCCGCCGTGACAGTGCGCCGAGCAGCCCCGGCTCCAGTCCGAGCCCGCACCTCGCCGTAGACAGCTGCCTCGACGTGATCCCGGTGCTGCCACCGGCTGGGACACTGCCTGCTTCGACCTGATCCACTCCCCCGCTACGGACGCCGTCGTGCCCGATGCTCCGGCAACGTGAACGACGTCTACCCTCCCCGACACGGTTCACCGTCTACACCCTGTAGGTCCGTTGGACCTGACGTCGGTGACTGATCGTTCGTTCCGGCCAGCAGGCGCCCTTGTGGGTCGGATCGTGCGGCTTGTAGAGCAGGGGTCTGTTCTCATCGAACCCGGTTGGCCCCGAGCTTTTGACCAGGGCGGACTAACTTCGCTGAGACGCCGTTCCTTGGGCGTTGCGTCCCTCACGACTGGTCGATGTGTGGCGACTAGGTTCGATGAGACAAGTCGCGGTCGACTCGGTTCATTGAGACAGGACACCAGGGAGTTGGCGTCTTCGGCGGTCCAGGCGGTCGTCTGGGAGAGGTGCTAACGCCGTTAGCACCTCCAACAGCTAACGCAAGATCAGTTAAAATCGTGCGATTCATTGTCGGGCAAGCAGCTTTCGCGGCAGTAAGCTGCCGTCATGTCATCTCTCAACGCAGGAGGTGAGCGGGAGAAGCTGGTCTCCAAGCTGCCCGCATCCCTCCGACAGGCCCTCAAGGTCCGAGCGGCCCAGCTCTCCGTCGATGTCCAGGACGCTGTCACCGCTGGTGTGCAGCTCTGGCAGTCCCAGAGTGCTCCACTCCCCCACATTGAGACCGCAGGCGCAGAATCCTTCGGTACCTGGCTTCCTGAAGGTCTCTATGACTCCTTCAAAGGCGACTGCCGCCAACGAGGCGTCTCCTACATCCAAGGCCTTGCCCAGGCAGTGGCTCTGTGGCTGGAGCGGAACCCCGCCGACAACGACACCGTCTCTGTGCGCCGAATCGTGGTGTGCAACCAGAAGGGGGGTGTCGGTAAGACTGCAGTGTCCGCCGGTACCGCCCAGGCATTCGCCGAACGCGGATTGCGCGTCCTTCTCGTTGACTACGACCCACAAGGCCACCTCTCGCACCAGCTCGGCCTCAAGGCCATCCCGGCCGGCCAGGAAAGCCTCGTCACTCACATGCTCAACCGTGACGAAACCAAGCAGTCCCTGATCGACCTCACCGTCGTCATAGAGGGCGCCAAGTTCGGAGACCGGCTCCGTGTCCTGCCGGCGGCCTTCGATGCGTTCCTCCTCGACTCCGGACTCACTGTCTTCCGAGGCCCCCGACACGCCGCTCTGGAGCGGGCCCTGGCTCCCATCGAGGAGCACTTCGACGTCATCGTCGTCGACTCCCCGCCCAGCCTCGGCCTCGCCATGGACGCCGGCCTCGTGTACGGCCGACAGCGTGATGGCGAGAAGCCCGGGGCCTCAGGACTCCTCATCCCCGTCGAAGCCGAAGACACCTCCGCCCAGGCCTACGGCATGCTCATCAACCAGGTCGTATCGCTGACACGGGACTACGACATCACCGTGGACCAACTCGGACTCGTCGTGAACAAATACGACTCCCGACGCGGTTTCATCGCCACCTCCTCACTCGACAAGTGGAAGGCGCTCGGCACTCCGCCCGTGCTGTCGGTCATCCCGGACGTCAAGGAGCAGCGCGAAGCCGTTCGCATGCAACGGCCGCTCCTCGACTACGCCCCCGAGTCCGACCAGTCCCACAGCATGCGGCAGATCGTCCGAGGGCTGGCATGAAGAAGTCAGACGCTCTCGGAGCATCCGCCACCTTCGATGCCGTCAGCCAGCCCATCAGCAGCCGCGCCGCATCCTTCGCCCGATACGCCGGACAAGGTGACGACCCCACCCCGGCGCCCAGCACCGAAGCCCAGACCGCTTCACCGCGACTGGACGTCACACAGCTAGCTCACAACCCATTCAATCCCAGGGAAGAGCTCAAAGCCGTCGAGGACATGGCAGACAGTCTCACCGCGCGAGGCGTCATCCAGCCCCTCACCGTCGTGACCCGTGTCGCGTTCCTCAGCGCACACCCCGGACACGACACCGAACTCGGATCTGCCACGCACGTCGTCGTCGACGGAAACCGTCGCCTGGCCGGCGCCAACCTGGCAGGCCTGGACGACGTGCCTGTCCACATCGACAACTCGCTCGCGGAAAGCGCCGACACTCTTCTGGAAACGGCCCTCACAGCAGCTATCCAGCACGAGAGCCTTGATCCGCTAGACGAAGCCAAAGCGCTGGAACGCCTTGTGGAAGTCCACGGCTCGCAGCGTGCGGTCGCCCGTGCCCTTGGAAAGTCCAGCCCCTGGGTGACCCAGCGACTCGCTCTTCTGAAGCTCACTCCCGACCTTCAGCAAGCGGTCGAGAACAAAAGCCTGCCCGTCGAGGTCGCCCGTAATATCGGACAGCTGCCGCCACAGCAGCAACACCACGCTGCCGAAGAGGCCCTGAGTGCCCGAGCCGAACGCAAGCAGCGACGACGGGGTCGGGGTGCTAACGCCGTTAGCACCCCGACCAAGAACACAGCTGCAGAACCATGTGCTAACGGCGGCGTTAGCACCCCAGCTACCAGGGAACCGGATACTGGTACTCCCCCAGCCGCGGACGAAACTAAGCGGTCAGACGAGGCAGGGATGACAACCACCGACGTCGACCTCCCTGCGCCTCGCAAGGCCGTAGTGAAGATGCCGTGGCAGGACGGGGAAAAGGTTGCAGACATCGTGATCGAGAAGATGGGGGAGGAGCAGCGAGAAGTCCTCCTGCAGAGACTGATCGCAGCGCGCACGGTGTCTGGGGCGTAGCTGGAGTGCGTGAATCGCAGATGGGCGTGGCCGAACTCGTTCGGCCACGCCCATCTGCTGTTACCACCCGCACTGTGGGCGGAGCTAGTCGGAATCTGAGGGCCGATTCTTGGCCGCGACGGTGACAGGTCTTCTGGCTCGATCCCTTGGACTGTGTACAGAGCGCGGTTTTCTTGGCCAGCTTTGACTTACTGGACTGGCCACGACGTTCTTCACAGGGCGTCTACCGCGGCACCGGAGGCTCGCCCGTTCCGCGACCCCTTTTTGGCGACGGCCGTTGCACGGCAGTGTTCCGACCTCTTGTAGATCCATCGCGCCCAGTAGGCATGGCGCGTTGCCTGGTTGATGTGGCGTGAGCCGTGATGGCCGATTCGTGCTCTATCGACGCCTGCTGTGAGGTGGTGGGCTGGGTGTTGTGTCGGGGATCATCGCGGCCGCTATTGCCGTTATCGGAACGCTGCTCGGGGCAGTCGTTGCACACCGTTATCAGGAGAAGACTGCAGCTCTGTCTGCTCTTCGCGCCAAATGCGAGCGGAGTCACCAGCATCTCCTCGATGCATGTGCCGATTTCCTTGCCTTGGCGGAGGACTATCGGCGGGCCCGGGCCCAGTACGACCGGTGGACAAGCCAGCATGCAGTGGAATCCGAGGCGGTTCTTGCGACCCGGGCTGAGTCGTATCGCCTCTACGTGGAAGTTCGCAGTAGTGCCTTCCGTCTCCGTCTCGTCGCCCATGGTTTGCAGGCGCAGGACCTGGCTGAGCACGCCACTTATATCCAGGTGCGGACACGAGAGATCATCTTGGCTGAGACCAAGGCCGACATGCTCGCCCGAGGCGAGGTTGCAGAGCATGCATGTGATGCCTTCGTGGTCCGTGCCAGAGAGGCCCTGGCTGAAATGACGTAGGCAGTCTCCCGGTATTCACCGGCGACTCCGCGGC
This Streptomyces sp. NBC_00376 DNA region includes the following protein-coding sequences:
- the cas2e gene encoding type I-E CRISPR-associated endoribonuclease Cas2e; its protein translation is MSSMIVISATAVPDHLRGALTRWLLEVTPGLYVGTVSAKVRDELWAAVAACTDDGMAVLAHPADNEQGFQLRTAGTRRREPLDFDGLTLIAFQRESQEMANPL
- a CDS encoding ParA family protein yields the protein MSSLNAGGEREKLVSKLPASLRQALKVRAAQLSVDVQDAVTAGVQLWQSQSAPLPHIETAGAESFGTWLPEGLYDSFKGDCRQRGVSYIQGLAQAVALWLERNPADNDTVSVRRIVVCNQKGGVGKTAVSAGTAQAFAERGLRVLLVDYDPQGHLSHQLGLKAIPAGQESLVTHMLNRDETKQSLIDLTVVIEGAKFGDRLRVLPAAFDAFLLDSGLTVFRGPRHAALERALAPIEEHFDVIVVDSPPSLGLAMDAGLVYGRQRDGEKPGASGLLIPVEAEDTSAQAYGMLINQVVSLTRDYDITVDQLGLVVNKYDSRRGFIATSSLDKWKALGTPPVLSVIPDVKEQREAVRMQRPLLDYAPESDQSHSMRQIVRGLA
- a CDS encoding ParB/RepB/Spo0J family partition protein, with the translated sequence MKKSDALGASATFDAVSQPISSRAASFARYAGQGDDPTPAPSTEAQTASPRLDVTQLAHNPFNPREELKAVEDMADSLTARGVIQPLTVVTRVAFLSAHPGHDTELGSATHVVVDGNRRLAGANLAGLDDVPVHIDNSLAESADTLLETALTAAIQHESLDPLDEAKALERLVEVHGSQRAVARALGKSSPWVTQRLALLKLTPDLQQAVENKSLPVEVARNIGQLPPQQQHHAAEEALSARAERKQRRRGRGANAVSTPTKNTAAEPCANGGVSTPATREPDTGTPPAADETKRSDEAGMTTTDVDLPAPRKAVVKMPWQDGEKVADIVIEKMGEEQREVLLQRLIAARTVSGA